One stretch of Lacimicrobium alkaliphilum DNA includes these proteins:
- a CDS encoding AGE family epimerase/isomerase: MNFYDQNFLIQHCQSIVDFYTPSVVDKSGGYHQNYLDDGSLFDTHFKQLVSSTRIIVNYASAYMLFEKEEYRDIALHGLNYLENVHWQPDSQRYAWTLNNHQPLDMTQQAYGYAFVLLAYAAVRKAGLIDNDQPLLDTYALLESRFWQSEYGLYADEISADGVLSPYRGQNANMHLCEAMLAAWEATEKPQFLQRAQQLAENIALRQADLTDGLVWEHYTEDFKPDWEYNKADPKNLYRPWGFQPGHQTEWSKLLLILHRHAPQPWLLERACSLFDRAWEKALDKEYGGLVYGFDPQGNWCDEDKYFWVQAESFAAAALLYKTTDESKYLQQYESLWQYSWQHMIDHQYGAWFRLLNRDNSKTSNQKSAAGAKCDYHSLGACIEVLRSLGHSKLK; this comes from the coding sequence TTCTTATTCAGCATTGCCAGAGCATTGTGGATTTTTATACTCCCAGTGTTGTGGATAAAAGCGGCGGCTATCATCAGAACTATCTGGATGATGGCAGCCTGTTCGATACCCATTTCAAGCAACTGGTCAGCAGCACCCGAATCATCGTCAACTATGCCAGCGCTTATATGCTGTTTGAAAAAGAAGAATATAGAGATATTGCCTTACATGGACTTAATTATTTGGAGAATGTCCACTGGCAGCCGGACAGCCAGCGCTATGCCTGGACCCTGAACAACCATCAGCCACTGGATATGACACAGCAGGCCTATGGTTATGCCTTTGTGCTGTTAGCCTATGCGGCTGTCCGAAAAGCCGGATTGATAGATAATGATCAACCCCTGCTGGACACCTATGCTCTGCTCGAATCGAGATTCTGGCAATCTGAATATGGTCTGTATGCCGATGAAATCAGCGCCGATGGGGTGCTCAGCCCTTATCGGGGTCAGAACGCCAATATGCATCTGTGTGAAGCCATGTTAGCGGCCTGGGAGGCCACAGAAAAGCCTCAGTTTTTACAACGGGCACAGCAGTTGGCAGAAAATATCGCACTGCGTCAGGCCGACCTCACCGATGGCCTGGTGTGGGAGCATTACACCGAGGACTTTAAGCCGGACTGGGAATATAACAAAGCGGATCCCAAGAACCTTTACCGCCCCTGGGGTTTTCAGCCCGGCCATCAGACCGAATGGAGCAAGCTGCTGCTGATATTACACCGCCATGCCCCACAGCCCTGGCTGTTGGAACGGGCCTGCAGCCTGTTTGATAGGGCCTGGGAAAAGGCCCTGGACAAAGAATATGGCGGGCTGGTGTATGGCTTCGACCCTCAGGGTAACTGGTGTGACGAGGACAAATATTTCTGGGTCCAGGCGGAAAGCTTCGCTGCGGCCGCACTGCTGTATAAAACCACTGATGAAAGTAAGTACTTACAACAATATGAATCTCTGTGGCAGTACAGCTGGCAGCATATGATCGATCATCAGTACGGTGCCTGGTTCAGATTACTCAACCGGGATAACAGTAAGACCAGTAATCAGAAAAGTGCCGCCGGGGCCAAATGCGATTACCACTCGCTCGGTGCCTGCATAGAAGTATTGCGCAGCCTTGGGCACAGCAAGCTTAAATAA